In Fibrobacterota bacterium, one genomic interval encodes:
- a CDS encoding BamA/TamA family outer membrane protein, with protein sequence MPTETRFHGYSIPAGGLLLALALACALSASADPEPDLESVSDPVCREVEGRLVTFQDFQGLRTTNADVVTRELRNHPGERFTCAKWKREQVRLEDLDIFSEVRLETAARDSQVALTYRFRELPPYIPFVALAKTDQDGLSLGPALASLNFLGQGIRAEFITRFGGTTEAQASLTSTRVGPLPLQYDLAVLRVDSYNDFEAFHEDSWRSKLDLALGMEQWGWPEPAFLIAAAELFHMGAAQSDSAVVLRQDGDWVPRLAIGARWDSRDRRHLPRQGWYQEARVTENGGFLGGPADYREWLSDSRLYLPWQRRNTAVAVALYQYRDGTLGETFGRYDRFHAGGSNTLRGFGHDALRGKSECILTLENRTDLMGKRNIRLWHWGAFIALQGIVGLETASLWDHNALLERDFHPAGYVGLHLLASGIDRLRIEAGSKFAKFEFAWDLGVLDKADVQRFRAR encoded by the coding sequence ATGCCAACGGAGACGCGCTTTCACGGCTATTCGATTCCGGCCGGGGGCCTTCTCCTGGCCCTGGCCTTAGCCTGCGCCCTCTCGGCATCGGCCGATCCCGAACCCGATCTCGAATCCGTTTCCGATCCCGTCTGCCGGGAGGTCGAAGGCCGCCTCGTCACTTTCCAGGATTTCCAGGGACTCCGGACCACCAATGCCGACGTAGTAACGCGGGAGTTACGTAATCATCCGGGGGAGCGCTTTACCTGCGCCAAGTGGAAGCGGGAACAGGTCCGCCTGGAAGACCTGGACATCTTCTCGGAAGTCCGCCTCGAGACGGCCGCGCGCGATAGCCAGGTTGCGCTCACCTACCGCTTCCGCGAATTGCCGCCTTACATCCCGTTCGTCGCCCTGGCCAAAACCGATCAGGACGGCCTGAGCCTGGGCCCCGCGCTCGCCTCCCTCAATTTCCTGGGCCAGGGGATACGCGCCGAATTCATCACCCGCTTCGGCGGCACCACCGAGGCCCAGGCATCGTTGACTTCTACCCGCGTCGGGCCGCTGCCTTTGCAATACGACCTCGCGGTCCTGAGGGTGGACAGCTACAACGATTTCGAAGCCTTCCACGAGGACAGTTGGCGAAGCAAGCTGGATCTGGCGCTGGGGATGGAACAATGGGGATGGCCCGAACCCGCCTTCCTGATCGCGGCGGCGGAACTCTTTCATATGGGCGCCGCCCAAAGCGACAGCGCCGTAGTGCTACGTCAGGATGGCGATTGGGTCCCTCGCCTCGCAATAGGCGCGCGCTGGGATAGCCGGGATCGCCGTCATCTGCCCCGGCAAGGATGGTACCAGGAAGCGCGCGTGACCGAGAACGGCGGCTTCCTGGGCGGCCCCGCCGACTACCGCGAATGGCTTTCGGATTCCCGCCTCTACCTCCCCTGGCAAAGGCGCAATACCGCGGTGGCCGTGGCCCTCTATCAGTACCGGGACGGAACCTTGGGGGAGACCTTCGGGCGCTATGATCGCTTCCATGCGGGAGGATCCAATACCCTGAGGGGATTCGGCCACGATGCGCTGCGGGGGAAAAGCGAATGCATCCTCACCTTGGAGAACCGTACCGACCTGATGGGGAAGCGGAACATCCGCCTTTGGCATTGGGGGGCATTCATCGCCCTGCAGGGGATCGTGGGGCTCGAGACCGCCAGCCTTTGGGATCATAATGCCTTGCTGGAGCGAGACTTCCATCCGGCCGGCTACGTGGGATTGCACCTCCTGGCCTCCGGCATCGATCGCCTGCGCATCGAAGCGGGTTCAAAATTCGCAAAATTCGAGTTCGCATGGGATCTTGGGGTCTTGGACAAGGCGGACGTGCAGCGATTTAGGGCGCGCTGA
- a CDS encoding GNAT family N-acetyltransferase: protein MISIKPVTRARWKDLEALFESPGAPKYCWCMVWRATKEEAKHTDGKSRKGFLKARVEAGTPVGLLAYAGKEPVAWCSAAPKSTYRKLDDLHPDEDASRIWSIACFFVKKEWRGQGLTERLVDAASALARKQKAIALEAYPVDEDSPSYRFMGFVPLFAERGFAGIGRAGSRRHVMRLEL, encoded by the coding sequence ATGATTTCCATCAAGCCCGTCACCCGCGCGCGCTGGAAGGATCTGGAAGCCCTTTTCGAATCCCCCGGCGCCCCGAAGTATTGCTGGTGCATGGTTTGGCGGGCCACGAAGGAGGAAGCGAAACATACGGATGGCAAGAGCCGGAAAGGCTTCCTGAAGGCCCGCGTGGAGGCGGGCACGCCCGTCGGGCTTCTCGCTTATGCGGGCAAGGAACCCGTTGCCTGGTGTTCGGCGGCGCCCAAGAGCACGTATCGTAAACTTGACGACCTGCATCCGGACGAAGACGCCTCCCGCATCTGGTCCATCGCCTGTTTTTTCGTCAAGAAGGAGTGGCGGGGCCAAGGCTTGACGGAGCGCCTGGTGGATGCCGCCTCCGCCCTGGCGCGCAAGCAGAAGGCGATCGCCCTGGAGGCTTATCCTGTCGATGAAGATTCACCGAGCTACCGTTTCATGGGTTTCGTCCCCCTCTTCGCCGAGAGAGGTTTCGCCGGGATCGGACGCGCAGGCTCGCGGCGCCACGTGATGCGGCTGGAGCTCTAG
- a CDS encoding YafY family transcriptional regulator — MSRARRLLELLEILRRHRYPVTGAALAAELGISQRSLYRDIATLQSQGASIDGAPGLGYILKPGFTLPPLMFSDDEIEALSLGAQWVAERTDADLADAALSALAKIAAVLPPRLRGDLDASTLMVVPTEKPAETRFGLALRMAIRNEKKIRIGYRDAREQVTERVVWPFAFAYFDRVRVVTSWCELRQGFRHFRADRIASLEALPERYPRGRQALMEEWRKLEGIDRPGE, encoded by the coding sequence ATGTCGCGCGCCCGCCGCCTATTGGAGCTTCTCGAAATCCTGCGCCGCCACCGCTATCCGGTCACCGGCGCGGCCCTGGCCGCCGAGCTCGGCATCAGCCAGCGTTCCTTGTACCGCGACATCGCCACCTTGCAATCCCAAGGGGCCAGCATCGACGGGGCGCCCGGCCTGGGCTATATCCTGAAGCCCGGTTTCACCTTGCCGCCGCTCATGTTCTCGGACGATGAGATCGAGGCCTTGTCCCTGGGGGCGCAATGGGTGGCGGAGCGCACCGATGCGGACCTGGCCGATGCCGCACTCAGCGCCCTGGCCAAGATCGCCGCGGTACTGCCGCCGCGCCTGCGCGGGGATCTGGACGCTTCGACCCTGATGGTGGTGCCGACCGAGAAGCCCGCGGAGACCCGTTTCGGATTGGCCCTGCGCATGGCCATCCGCAACGAAAAGAAGATCCGCATCGGCTACCGGGACGCGCGCGAACAGGTGACCGAGCGCGTGGTATGGCCTTTCGCATTCGCCTATTTCGATCGGGTGAGGGTGGTGACGTCCTGGTGCGAGTTGCGCCAGGGCTTCCGGCATTTCCGCGCCGATCGCATCGCGTCGCTGGAGGCCTTGCCCGAGCGCTACCCGCGCGGACGCCAGGCGTTGATGGAAGAGTGGCGGAAACTGGAAGGCATCGATCGGCCGGGGGAATGA
- a CDS encoding VOC family protein: MTPKPSTLILYVENVAKSCAFYTGLLERPPVEESPNFGMYALDGGMMLGLWAGHDVDPKPKAAGGGAELAFTLGSKAELDALHAEWGKRGYAIAQKPAEKDFGYTFTALDPDGHRLRVMVLAQ; the protein is encoded by the coding sequence ATGACTCCCAAGCCCAGCACCCTTATCCTGTACGTCGAGAACGTCGCGAAAAGCTGCGCCTTCTATACCGGCCTCTTGGAACGCCCGCCGGTGGAGGAGTCCCCCAACTTCGGCATGTACGCTTTGGACGGTGGGATGATGTTGGGCCTATGGGCCGGGCATGACGTGGACCCGAAACCGAAAGCCGCGGGCGGAGGAGCCGAACTAGCGTTCACCTTGGGAAGCAAGGCCGAGTTGGATGCGTTGCATGCGGAATGGGGAAAGCGCGGTTACGCCATCGCGCAGAAGCCGGCGGAAAAGGATTTCGGCTACACCTTCACCGCGCTGGATCCCGATGGGCATCGCTTGCGGGTGATGGTGCTAGCGCAATAG
- a CDS encoding zf-TFIIB domain-containing protein → MLARMVDGIEINFCEACEALWLDALELKKFESYLKDPDRIPAFRPVATGNLGEDVYSDYGVFAGLGDFFLGFMDLFSGW, encoded by the coding sequence ATGCTCGCCCGAATGGTCGATGGCATCGAAATCAATTTTTGCGAGGCCTGCGAGGCTCTCTGGTTGGATGCCCTCGAGCTGAAAAAATTCGAGTCCTACCTCAAGGATCCTGATCGGATCCCCGCTTTCCGGCCCGTCGCAACCGGGAACCTAGGCGAGGATGTCTATAGCGACTACGGGGTTTTCGCCGGCCTTGGAGATTTTTTCCTGGGCTTCATGGATCTATTCTCAGGATGGTGA
- the gnd gene encoding decarboxylating NADP(+)-dependent phosphogluconate dehydrogenase: protein MAQADIGLIGLAVMGENLVLNMESRGYTVAVFNRTTSKVDELLQGRGKGKKLVGSHNLKEFVGSLKSPRKIMMMVKAGPAVDDLINQLTPLLDKGDILIDGGNSFFPDSIRRTRDLAAKGFRFLGVGVSGGEEGALKGPSIMPGGEPSAWPEVKPIFQAIAAKVGPKNDIPCCEWVGSDGAGHYVKMIHNGIEYGDMQLICEAYFMMKVLLKMSAPEIGQVFAEWNKGPLNSYLIEITRDILAKKDPETGKPMVDVILDRAGQKGTGKWTSQNALDLGIPIPTMMEAVVARSLSAMKDQRVAASAKLPAPEINFNIDKAKFLPAIHDALYASKIMSYAQGFQLLRAAAAEYKWDLKYGDIAMLWRGGCIIRAQFLDEIKKAYDTEPKLANLILAPYFTEVIRKGQANWRLAVAEASKAGIAIPAFSSALSYYDQYRSASLPANLLQAQRDYFGAHTYERVDKPGVFHTEWLEA, encoded by the coding sequence ATGGCGCAAGCGGATATCGGCCTCATCGGCCTGGCGGTCATGGGCGAAAACCTGGTCCTCAACATGGAAAGCCGCGGCTATACCGTGGCGGTGTTCAACCGCACCACGTCCAAGGTGGACGAACTTCTGCAAGGGCGCGGCAAGGGCAAGAAGCTCGTGGGCTCCCATAACCTCAAGGAGTTCGTCGGCTCGCTCAAATCCCCGCGCAAGATCATGATGATGGTGAAGGCCGGCCCGGCCGTGGACGACCTCATCAACCAACTGACTCCCCTATTGGATAAGGGCGACATCCTCATCGACGGCGGCAACTCCTTCTTCCCCGATTCCATTCGCCGTACCCGGGACCTGGCGGCCAAGGGCTTCCGCTTCCTGGGCGTAGGCGTTTCCGGCGGCGAGGAAGGCGCGCTCAAGGGCCCGTCCATCATGCCCGGCGGCGAGCCCTCGGCCTGGCCCGAGGTCAAGCCCATCTTCCAGGCTATCGCCGCCAAGGTCGGCCCCAAGAACGACATCCCCTGTTGCGAATGGGTGGGTTCGGACGGCGCCGGCCATTACGTGAAGATGATCCACAACGGCATCGAGTACGGCGACATGCAGCTTATTTGCGAAGCTTATTTCATGATGAAGGTGCTGCTGAAAATGTCGGCGCCGGAAATCGGGCAGGTCTTCGCGGAATGGAACAAGGGCCCGCTCAATTCCTACCTCATCGAAATCACCCGGGACATCCTGGCCAAGAAGGATCCGGAAACCGGCAAGCCCATGGTGGACGTGATCCTGGACAGGGCCGGCCAGAAGGGCACGGGCAAATGGACCTCGCAGAACGCCCTCGACCTCGGCATCCCGATCCCGACCATGATGGAAGCCGTGGTGGCCCGTTCCCTGAGCGCGATGAAAGACCAGCGCGTGGCGGCCTCCGCGAAGCTGCCCGCCCCGGAGATCAACTTCAATATCGACAAGGCCAAGTTCCTCCCCGCCATCCACGATGCGCTTTATGCCTCGAAGATCATGTCGTACGCGCAGGGCTTCCAGCTCTTGCGCGCGGCCGCTGCGGAGTACAAGTGGGACCTGAAGTACGGCGACATCGCGATGCTCTGGCGCGGCGGCTGCATCATCCGCGCCCAGTTCCTGGACGAGATCAAGAAAGCCTACGACACCGAGCCCAAGCTGGCCAACCTGATCCTGGCCCCTTACTTCACCGAGGTCATTCGCAAGGGCCAGGCCAACTGGCGTTTGGCGGTCGCCGAGGCCAGCAAGGCGGGCATCGCCATCCCCGCCTTCAGCTCCGCGCTGTCCTATTACGATCAGTACCGCAGCGCCTCGCTGCCGGCCAATCTGCTCCAGGCCCAGCGCGACTACTTCGGCGCGCATACCTACGAGCGCGTGGATAAGCCCGGCGTCTTCCACACCGAGTGGCTGGAGGCCTAA
- a CDS encoding Do family serine endopeptidase encodes MQAFRLPFSVLTLALAGSLAASGVMAKEAKEDPRPKRGSLELGKGKPAAVDAAKIEMLNGAFGKVVEAVSPCVVAVNTEKKWSERDNQMQHPFFEFFGIPNQQDPQQPDNSPKRNIPLGGGSGFIVNKQGYVFTNAHVVEGADIVKVSLINKKTYVAKVVGVDKKADVAVLKITAPGEDLPVVAFGDTRKLAIGEWVLAIGNPFGLQNTVTSGIVSAKGRRDQMQAGDAYQDFIQTDAAVNPGNSGGPLVNLKGEVIGINSSIYTRTGGYMGVSFAIPINMAVKVAEDLIFEGKVTRGYLGIGIDNVSENLAEAMGLPTTDGCLVREVMKNGPAAKSGLKEGDIILKVQGLAVQDAADLRNRVADLKPGDKYDFEVLRDGKRNTMGIKIGAKPEDGDSSADDSQAAPEPDEADGSFFSKKLGIHFGPLDKETRVKYAVPNDQTGLVVTGIADGSSAAENGMVEGMVIANFKRQSDAAFQKVDDPKKLLAVLKSLKAGEKIAFKIFYKGRTDFIALQSEE; translated from the coding sequence ATGCAGGCCTTCCGACTCCCCTTCTCCGTTTTGACCTTGGCGCTAGCCGGATCCCTGGCGGCTTCCGGCGTAATGGCCAAGGAGGCCAAGGAAGATCCGCGGCCTAAGCGCGGCAGCCTTGAATTGGGCAAAGGCAAGCCCGCCGCGGTGGACGCGGCCAAGATCGAAATGCTCAACGGCGCCTTCGGCAAGGTGGTGGAAGCCGTCTCGCCCTGCGTGGTGGCGGTGAACACCGAGAAGAAATGGTCGGAGCGGGATAACCAGATGCAGCATCCCTTCTTCGAATTCTTCGGCATCCCCAACCAACAGGATCCGCAGCAGCCCGACAATTCCCCCAAGCGCAACATCCCCTTAGGCGGCGGCTCCGGCTTCATCGTCAACAAGCAGGGTTACGTCTTCACCAATGCCCACGTGGTCGAAGGCGCGGACATCGTGAAGGTAAGCCTGATCAACAAGAAAACCTACGTGGCCAAGGTGGTGGGCGTGGACAAGAAGGCGGACGTGGCGGTACTCAAGATCACCGCGCCGGGGGAAGACCTCCCGGTCGTCGCCTTCGGGGATACGCGCAAGCTGGCCATCGGCGAATGGGTGTTGGCCATCGGCAATCCCTTCGGGCTGCAGAACACGGTGACCAGCGGGATCGTATCGGCCAAGGGCCGCCGCGATCAGATGCAGGCGGGCGACGCCTACCAGGATTTCATCCAGACCGACGCGGCGGTAAACCCCGGCAACTCGGGCGGCCCCTTGGTGAATCTCAAAGGCGAAGTCATCGGCATCAATTCCAGCATCTATACCCGCACCGGGGGCTACATGGGCGTCAGCTTCGCCATTCCCATCAACATGGCCGTGAAGGTCGCGGAGGACCTCATCTTCGAAGGCAAGGTGACGCGCGGTTACTTAGGCATCGGGATCGATAACGTGTCCGAGAACCTGGCCGAAGCCATGGGCTTGCCCACCACCGACGGCTGCCTCGTGCGGGAGGTGATGAAGAACGGCCCGGCCGCCAAATCCGGTTTGAAGGAGGGCGACATCATCCTTAAGGTGCAGGGCCTGGCGGTGCAGGACGCGGCCGATCTGCGTAATCGCGTGGCCGATCTCAAGCCGGGCGACAAGTACGATTTCGAGGTCCTCCGCGACGGCAAGCGCAATACCATGGGCATCAAGATCGGCGCCAAGCCCGAGGATGGCGACAGCTCCGCCGATGATTCCCAGGCCGCTCCCGAACCGGACGAAGCCGACGGAAGCTTTTTCTCCAAGAAGCTGGGCATCCATTTCGGCCCCCTGGACAAGGAAACCCGGGTGAAGTACGCCGTTCCCAACGATCAAACCGGACTGGTCGTGACCGGCATCGCCGACGGATCAAGCGCGGCGGAAAACGGCATGGTCGAGGGCATGGTCATCGCGAACTTCAAGCGGCAATCGGACGCGGCCTTCCAGAAGGTGGATGATCCGAAGAAACTGCTCGCGGTGCTGAAGTCCCTTAAGGCGGGCGAGAAGATCGCCTTCAAGATCTTTTATAAGGGACGGACCGACTTCATCGCGTTGCAGTCCGAGGAGTAG